One window of Akkermansia biwaensis genomic DNA carries:
- a CDS encoding GNAT family N-acetyltransferase — protein sequence MEDRDSLLLEQLLNVWENSVRATHFFLAEADMEDIKKYVPQALRDISHLIVAENGQGVPAAFMGIEGQKLEMLFISPEETGRGLGRKLLQYGMQNFAINTLGVNEQNPQAKGFYEHMGFQVYKRTDHDEQGNPYPVLYMRLV from the coding sequence ATGGAAGACAGGGATTCCCTGTTGCTGGAACAGCTCCTGAACGTCTGGGAAAACTCGGTCAGGGCAACGCATTTTTTTCTGGCAGAAGCGGATATGGAAGATATCAAAAAATATGTTCCTCAAGCATTGAGAGATATTTCTCATTTGATTGTCGCAGAGAATGGCCAGGGCGTTCCCGCAGCGTTCATGGGGATAGAGGGGCAAAAGCTGGAAATGCTGTTTATTTCTCCGGAAGAAACGGGGCGGGGATTGGGAAGGAAGCTGCTTCAGTACGGTATGCAGAATTTCGCTATCAATACACTGGGAGTCAACGAACAAAATCCGCAGGCCAAGGGATTTTACGAACACATGGGATTCCAGGTTTACAAAAGAACGGATCACGACGAACAAGGTAATCCGTACCCTGTTTTATACATGAGATTGGTTTAA